From the Candidatus Dormiibacterota bacterium genome, one window contains:
- a CDS encoding RpiB/LacA/LacB family sugar-phosphate isomerase: MGTILGVGMKIAVGSDERTHITDAVVDHLRRVGVDVELHGPLNDRPLDWVDVSREVGERVASGACQQGVLFCWTGTGVSIAANKIAGVRAALCNDAETARGARKWNDANVLAMSLRSTPEAVAKEIVDAWLETGPDEAERETIAKVEHREN; this comes from the coding sequence GTGGGGACTATTCTGGGCGTGGGCATGAAGATCGCGGTGGGAAGCGACGAGCGGACGCACATCACCGATGCCGTCGTCGACCACCTGCGCCGGGTCGGCGTCGACGTCGAGCTGCACGGTCCGCTGAACGACCGCCCGCTGGACTGGGTAGACGTCAGCCGGGAGGTCGGGGAACGGGTGGCCTCGGGCGCCTGTCAGCAGGGCGTGCTGTTCTGCTGGACCGGGACCGGCGTGTCGATTGCCGCCAACAAGATTGCGGGCGTCCGTGCGGCGCTCTGCAACGACGCCGAGACGGCCAGGGGCGCACGAAAGTGGAATGACGCCAACGTGCTGGCGATGAGCCTTCGGTCAACACCCGAGGCGGTGGCGAAGGAAATCGTCGATGCCTGGCTCGAAACCGGCCCCGACGAGGCGGAGCGCGAGACGATTGCCAAAGTCGAGCACCGGGAGAACTGA
- a CDS encoding BON domain-containing protein — protein sequence MMLDLKQVDLKQVRDEVADRVGRAAKELTSGAGNAARELAATAEESLNTQIRKQTRAASRRVSGRGGPSRLAVLAGAAAGAVAVYFFDPQHGRARRTQFVDWSGARLRRGWRALNQLGARTGSNAAAFPQRMVSLRSGPRPADDLTLRDRVESEVFRNGDLPKGQITLDVESGVVTIRGQVENAFQIASVEKAVLKVPGVVGVENLLHVDGTPAPNTARARENAG from the coding sequence ATGATGCTTGATTTGAAGCAGGTCGATCTGAAGCAGGTACGCGACGAGGTCGCCGACCGGGTCGGCCGGGCCGCGAAAGAACTGACGAGCGGCGCCGGAAATGCGGCCCGCGAGCTCGCCGCCACGGCGGAGGAATCGCTGAATACGCAAATTCGCAAGCAGACCCGCGCGGCGAGCCGCCGCGTGTCGGGGCGTGGCGGTCCGTCGCGGCTGGCCGTCCTGGCCGGGGCCGCCGCCGGCGCGGTCGCCGTCTACTTTTTTGATCCGCAGCACGGACGCGCCCGACGGACGCAATTCGTCGATTGGTCCGGTGCGCGACTTCGTAGAGGGTGGCGGGCGCTCAACCAGCTGGGAGCGCGGACCGGCTCGAACGCTGCCGCGTTTCCCCAGAGGATGGTGAGCCTGCGATCTGGCCCGCGCCCGGCCGACGACCTCACCTTGCGGGACCGCGTGGAGAGTGAAGTCTTTCGTAACGGCGACCTGCCGAAGGGTCAGATCACCCTCGACGTCGAGTCGGGCGTCGTGACGATCCGCGGCCAGGTCGAGAACGCGTTCCAGATTGCGAGCGTGGAGAAGGCCGTGTTGAAAGTCCCGGGCGTCGTCGGGGTCGAGAACCTGCTCCACGTCGACGGCACTCCGGCCCCCAATACGGCGCGAGCGCGCGAGAACGCCGGCTAG
- the murJ gene encoding murein biosynthesis integral membrane protein MurJ, which produces MSSERRRIASAATLILVAYGLSRVLGAVRELVIANIFGTSHQIDDYRVAFGVPDLLFNLLLAGAISSAFIPVLSEHLAKGQRQRALEIAERVLNSAIVILTVGAAILFIVAPFYVSLIAFGYSPHDHEVIVGLTRILLLQPIFLGAGGMVIGILTAYQRFFAQALAPLFYNGAIIVAAAFFAPRYGVTALAIGVVAGAMLHFGVQLPALWRTGWRPTTALGLDDPGVRKVGRLMFPIALGLAAAQVNVFVDTILGTSLPHGRVAALRYADTMAQLPLGTFSQALAFVLFPFLARDAALGAIESIRHRTSLALRLNIFVLVPASVGLALLGVPITAALFERGQFGPDSVRQTAFALTFFSLGLAGQAATALLVRVFYALQDVITPLRISLVVIGVNLATNIVLVHLLAQGGLALGTSIAATLNAILLGRALRGRLGGLEGRQILHTARRAVVGVVPMAVVVAGVAYVMAGGSVQGGLRPLVATLVAVVLAGATYFGVEALLRSEEVGILLSVIRRDRSRV; this is translated from the coding sequence ATGTCTAGCGAGCGGCGGCGCATCGCGTCAGCCGCGACGCTGATCCTGGTCGCCTACGGCCTTAGCCGCGTCCTGGGCGCGGTTCGCGAACTGGTCATCGCCAATATCTTCGGGACCAGCCACCAGATCGATGACTACCGGGTCGCCTTTGGTGTGCCGGACCTGCTCTTCAATCTCTTGCTGGCTGGTGCCATCAGCTCGGCGTTCATTCCGGTCCTCAGCGAGCACCTGGCAAAGGGGCAGCGCCAGCGCGCGCTCGAGATTGCCGAACGGGTCCTCAACTCGGCGATCGTCATCCTTACCGTCGGCGCAGCCATCCTGTTCATCGTCGCGCCCTTCTATGTTTCGCTGATCGCGTTCGGATACAGCCCGCACGATCACGAGGTCATCGTCGGGCTGACCCGGATCCTCTTGCTCCAGCCGATCTTCCTCGGCGCGGGCGGCATGGTGATCGGCATCCTGACCGCCTATCAACGCTTCTTCGCCCAGGCGCTGGCTCCGCTCTTTTATAACGGCGCCATCATCGTGGCGGCGGCGTTCTTCGCGCCGCGTTACGGCGTCACCGCACTCGCCATCGGGGTCGTCGCCGGCGCCATGCTGCATTTCGGCGTCCAGCTGCCGGCGTTGTGGCGGACCGGGTGGCGCCCGACCACGGCCCTGGGCCTGGACGATCCCGGCGTTCGAAAAGTTGGCCGGCTGATGTTTCCGATCGCGCTTGGCCTCGCGGCCGCACAGGTCAACGTGTTCGTCGACACCATCCTGGGGACCTCGCTGCCGCATGGCCGCGTCGCGGCGCTCCGCTATGCCGACACCATGGCCCAACTACCACTCGGTACCTTCTCGCAGGCGCTGGCGTTCGTGCTCTTCCCCTTCCTCGCACGAGACGCGGCGCTGGGGGCGATCGAGTCGATCCGGCACCGCACCTCGTTAGCGCTGCGGTTGAACATCTTTGTGCTGGTGCCGGCGTCGGTCGGCCTGGCGCTGCTCGGCGTGCCGATCACGGCCGCACTCTTCGAGCGTGGTCAGTTCGGACCGGATTCCGTGCGGCAAACGGCCTTCGCGCTGACGTTCTTCAGCCTCGGGCTTGCGGGACAGGCGGCGACGGCGCTCCTGGTCCGGGTGTTTTACGCGCTACAGGACGTGATCACGCCGCTGCGGATTTCACTGGTCGTCATCGGCGTCAACCTCGCAACCAATATTGTGCTGGTCCATCTGCTGGCGCAGGGCGGCCTGGCGCTCGGGACCTCGATCGCGGCCACGCTGAATGCGATCCTGCTCGGGCGCGCGTTGCGCGGCCGCCTGGGCGGACTCGAAGGCCGCCAGATTCTTCACACCGCCCGCCGCGCGGTCGTCGGCGTGGTTCCCATGGCCGTGGTCGTCGCGGGCGTGGCCTACGTCATGGCCGGCGGTTCCGTGCAGGGCGGCCTGCGACCGCTGGTGGCGACACTCGTCGCGGTCGTGCTCGCGGGCGCAACCTACTTCGGGGTGGAGGCCCTGCTTCGCAGCGAGGAAGTCGGCATCCTGCTGTCGGTCATCCGGCGTGATCGGTCACGTGTCTAA
- a CDS encoding helix-turn-helix transcriptional regulator — protein sequence MVGQAGTLGVLTPRLNAAQMRALIRLGVILRWVAVAFAGLAGLLGPRVPNLLTAEILAAVIYNGLVMGSAMRAPDEGLPRIALITTVVDQLFCFTFLGLYNVAPDSRQVAAYVPGMIEAVAFFGVAGAVLSSGIFLTGVVVAQAAATVLGRGPFDPEGIFGSTMIVILIGTCLAAVSQVIGNAAGDAVPSERTVRSTAAPPRPGLSGQEQDVLHMLAEGCSNAMIAGRLGLSERRVKACVERLLTQLKARNRAEAVASAIRTGLL from the coding sequence GTGGTCGGGCAGGCGGGCACGTTGGGCGTCCTGACTCCACGCCTCAACGCGGCGCAGATGCGGGCCCTGATCCGGCTCGGGGTGATCCTGCGCTGGGTGGCGGTCGCCTTCGCTGGGCTGGCTGGATTGCTGGGCCCGCGGGTGCCGAACCTCCTGACCGCGGAGATCCTGGCGGCCGTGATCTACAACGGCCTCGTGATGGGATCTGCGATGCGCGCCCCCGATGAAGGTCTGCCCCGAATCGCGCTGATCACGACGGTCGTCGATCAGCTCTTCTGCTTCACCTTCCTCGGCCTCTACAACGTCGCGCCGGACAGCCGCCAGGTGGCGGCGTACGTGCCCGGGATGATCGAGGCGGTCGCGTTCTTCGGGGTGGCCGGCGCCGTCCTCTCCAGCGGCATTTTCTTGACCGGTGTCGTCGTTGCCCAGGCCGCCGCCACCGTCCTGGGGCGAGGCCCTTTTGACCCGGAGGGCATTTTCGGTTCTACGATGATCGTGATCCTGATCGGGACCTGTCTCGCTGCGGTCAGCCAGGTGATTGGTAACGCGGCAGGCGATGCGGTCCCGAGTGAGCGCACAGTCCGCAGTACCGCGGCGCCGCCTCGGCCGGGCCTTTCCGGACAGGAGCAGGATGTGCTGCATATGCTCGCCGAGGGTTGCTCGAACGCGATGATCGCCGGCCGGCTCGGGCTGAGTGAGCGAAGGGTCAAGGCCTGCGTTGAACGCCTGCTGACCCAGCTGAAGGCCCGCAACCGCGCCGAGGCGGTGGCATCGGCAATCCGGACTGGACTGCTGTGA
- a CDS encoding glycosyltransferase family 87 protein, whose amino-acid sequence MLVNRLRRLPAWGSWLPAVFLAVAGVLALRNVAGVVRFAMNRALEGDFAQYYFFARIGIDHSWGSLYNLTVQREEWRALASAFFYPAVYTPVLAWFVAPFAALPFAPAYALWNVLLIAALLVTWWLTVPPESRLVRFGHLALAGALPGVAFGFLLGQVVIVVAAVIAISWWLARHNRPIAAGVVLSVIALKPQLALIVPIALLVAGRRRLFLGWLAGSVVMLIAALATLGTTGLQTYASRLVETAHDLGPSMVYPQLTLPGLFGNGWAAALVDGLVIALTLVLAWRRRESGLEFPFAAGLCASMLVATFLHAQDVAVLLPAAWLWLRTAPPAVERVLGLTGFLAALVLTTPLPLLLVLAGWLASDRGVVLGASRRSGSSSSMA is encoded by the coding sequence GTGCTCGTGAACCGACTCAGGCGGCTGCCGGCTTGGGGCTCGTGGCTGCCGGCCGTCTTTCTGGCCGTGGCCGGCGTGCTCGCGCTGCGCAACGTCGCGGGCGTGGTGCGCTTCGCGATGAACCGCGCGCTGGAGGGCGACTTCGCCCAGTACTACTTCTTTGCCCGAATCGGCATCGACCACAGCTGGGGATCGCTCTACAACCTCACCGTCCAGCGCGAGGAATGGCGTGCGCTGGCGTCCGCCTTTTTCTATCCCGCCGTCTATACCCCGGTGCTGGCCTGGTTCGTCGCGCCCTTCGCGGCGCTGCCGTTTGCGCCCGCCTACGCGCTCTGGAACGTCCTGTTGATCGCGGCGCTCCTCGTCACATGGTGGCTGACCGTGCCGCCCGAAAGTCGGCTCGTCCGCTTCGGCCACCTCGCGCTTGCTGGGGCGCTGCCCGGGGTCGCCTTCGGGTTCCTGCTCGGCCAGGTTGTGATCGTGGTGGCCGCCGTGATCGCGATTTCCTGGTGGCTGGCGCGGCACAACCGCCCGATCGCCGCCGGGGTGGTCCTGTCCGTGATCGCCCTCAAACCGCAGCTCGCGCTGATCGTGCCGATCGCGCTGCTGGTCGCCGGCCGGCGGCGCTTGTTCCTCGGCTGGCTCGCCGGCTCAGTGGTCATGTTGATCGCCGCGCTGGCAACGCTTGGCACGACCGGCCTGCAGACGTACGCGTCTCGTCTGGTTGAAACGGCCCACGACCTCGGGCCGTCGATGGTCTACCCGCAGCTCACGCTGCCCGGATTGTTCGGGAACGGGTGGGCAGCCGCGCTCGTCGACGGGCTGGTGATCGCGCTGACGTTGGTGCTGGCGTGGCGACGGCGTGAGTCCGGTTTGGAGTTCCCCTTCGCGGCCGGACTGTGTGCCTCGATGCTGGTCGCCACCTTCCTGCATGCCCAGGACGTGGCCGTCTTGCTTCCGGCCGCATGGCTATGGCTGCGCACGGCGCCACCGGCCGTTGAGCGCGTGCTCGGGCTGACCGGCTTTTTGGCCGCCCTGGTGCTGACCACCCCGCTGCCGTTGTTGCTGGTGCTCGCCGGTTGGCTGGCCTCGGACCGAGGCGTTGTCCTGGGCGCTAGCCGCCGATCTGGCTCATCGTCTTCGATGGCCTGA
- a CDS encoding 4a-hydroxytetrahydrobiopterin dehydratase, protein MAANLADQKCIPCRGGTPPLTHAQIAPLSEQLEGWQVEDDKKLIKSFKVKNWVEAVDFVNRISPVAEAENHHPDLYVRWGEVRVYLWTHKIDGLTESDFYMAAKIDRVFVPA, encoded by the coding sequence GTGGCGGCGAATCTTGCCGATCAGAAATGCATCCCGTGCCGTGGCGGCACGCCGCCGCTGACCCATGCCCAGATCGCGCCGCTTTCGGAGCAGCTCGAGGGCTGGCAGGTCGAAGACGACAAGAAGCTGATCAAGTCGTTCAAGGTCAAGAACTGGGTCGAGGCGGTCGACTTCGTCAACCGGATCAGTCCCGTCGCTGAGGCGGAGAACCATCACCCTGACCTGTATGTGCGCTGGGGGGAAGTTCGCGTCTACCTCTGGACGCACAAGATCGATGGGCTGACGGAGAGCGACTTCTACATGGCGGCGAAGATCGACCGCGTGTTTGTGCCGGCGTGA
- a CDS encoding AAA family ATPase: MGTGTADLPIRIPAGALVLLIGPSGSGKSAFAARRFDASAVISSDRLRGLLAGDEADQRATDAAFKRLDRWVDARLEAGALAVVDATNLDWMRRGELVGRARKHGRPSVAIAFDLPLDLCLERNAARQRRVRAGTIRRQHDELRQSLDRLDLEGFHVVHVLRSDAEVNRVAVQIEKGPAARALSRDD, translated from the coding sequence GTGGGCACCGGAACGGCGGATCTGCCGATCCGGATCCCGGCCGGAGCCCTCGTCCTGCTGATCGGTCCGTCTGGATCGGGGAAATCGGCCTTCGCCGCGCGGCGCTTCGATGCCAGTGCGGTCATCTCATCCGATCGGCTGCGCGGCCTTCTCGCCGGTGATGAGGCCGACCAACGGGCAACGGATGCCGCCTTCAAGCGGCTCGATCGCTGGGTTGACGCGCGGCTCGAGGCGGGCGCCCTGGCGGTGGTCGACGCCACAAACCTCGACTGGATGCGGCGGGGTGAGCTCGTCGGCCGGGCGCGCAAGCACGGCCGCCCTTCGGTCGCGATTGCCTTCGACTTGCCGCTCGACCTGTGCCTGGAAAGGAACGCGGCACGACAGCGCCGCGTCCGCGCCGGTACCATCCGGCGGCAACACGATGAGCTGCGGCAGAGCCTCGACCGATTGGACCTGGAAGGCTTCCATGTTGTCCATGTCCTGCGAAGCGATGCCGAGGTCAATCGCGTCGCGGTACAAATAGAAAAAGGCCCGGCGGCCCGGGCCCTTTCTCGTGACGACTAA
- a CDS encoding Crp/Fnr family transcriptional regulator, whose translation MDLVAVLADSTLFSGMPRQDVEALAPAATSRTFRKGSYIFREGDVGNALYVIRRGQVKISRMGRGGEEAVYAILVPGDSFGEIALLSDDAARTADAQAMELTECVSVAKDPLLAFLDQYPALSRHLMRALARYVQQVDESLAEIAFLDIGGRVARKLLDLGQSHGRKTPDGIRIDLRLSQRTLASMVSASRENVNRALQRFVAHGDIKQDGGLITILRPEGLRKRA comes from the coding sequence ATGGACCTGGTCGCGGTCCTGGCTGACTCCACCCTGTTCAGCGGCATGCCGCGGCAGGATGTCGAGGCGCTTGCGCCCGCCGCAACGTCGCGCACCTTCCGGAAGGGCAGCTACATCTTTCGAGAAGGTGACGTCGGAAATGCCCTGTATGTCATCCGGCGTGGGCAGGTCAAGATTTCGCGGATGGGTCGAGGTGGGGAAGAGGCGGTCTACGCCATCCTCGTGCCGGGCGACTCCTTCGGCGAGATCGCGCTCCTGTCGGACGATGCGGCTCGGACGGCCGACGCCCAGGCAATGGAACTCACCGAATGCGTCAGCGTGGCCAAGGACCCCCTTCTCGCGTTTCTGGACCAGTATCCGGCGTTGAGCCGGCACCTGATGCGGGCGCTTGCCCGGTACGTGCAGCAGGTCGACGAGAGCCTGGCCGAGATCGCGTTCCTGGATATCGGCGGGCGCGTCGCGCGAAAGCTCCTCGACCTGGGTCAATCCCATGGACGCAAGACACCGGACGGCATCCGCATCGATCTGCGGCTCTCGCAGCGCACCCTGGCTTCGATGGTCTCGGCCAGTCGGGAAAACGTGAATCGCGCCCTGCAGCGCTTCGTGGCCCATGGCGACATCAAGCAGGATGGCGGGCTCATCACGATCTTGAGGCCCGAGGGACTCCGCAAGCGAGCCTAG
- a CDS encoding ATP-dependent DNA ligase, whose amino-acid sequence MKLGVMPPFTPMEAKVQSELPRGDAWQYEPKWDGFRAVAFKDGDEVVIHSRNAKPLTRYFPELVPALQKIKPKRVVLDGEIVIFTGYGTDFEAMQLRIHPAASRVNMLAKEQPSTYIAFDLLADGDESLLDRPLRERRQRLEKLLGAKPESIYLSPVSRDRDVAISWLREYRGTGLDGIVAKRIEGIYKPGERAMIKVKEQRTADVVVGGFRWGNDGKRVGSLLLGVYRGKTFEFIGHTSGFDDAQRRDLVAMLQPLRDETSFAGGRAPGGPSRWSQGRDLAWEPLRPELVCEVAFDRLENGRFRHGVGFVRWRPDKNPTSCTLAQLKAEASVELKKLFA is encoded by the coding sequence GTGAAATTAGGGGTCATGCCGCCGTTCACACCCATGGAGGCGAAGGTCCAGTCCGAGCTGCCCCGCGGCGATGCCTGGCAGTACGAGCCGAAGTGGGACGGCTTCCGGGCGGTCGCCTTCAAGGACGGGGACGAGGTCGTCATCCACAGCCGCAATGCCAAGCCGTTGACCCGTTACTTCCCCGAGCTGGTGCCGGCATTGCAGAAGATCAAGCCGAAGCGCGTGGTCCTCGACGGCGAGATCGTGATCTTCACCGGCTATGGCACTGATTTCGAGGCCATGCAGCTCCGGATTCACCCCGCCGCGTCCCGGGTGAACATGCTGGCAAAGGAACAGCCGTCGACCTACATCGCCTTCGACTTGCTCGCCGACGGCGACGAGAGCCTGCTGGACAGACCGCTGAGAGAACGGCGCCAGCGGCTCGAGAAACTGCTCGGGGCCAAGCCAGAGTCGATCTACCTCAGCCCCGTGTCCCGCGATCGCGACGTCGCGATCAGCTGGCTGAGAGAATATCGCGGAACCGGGCTCGACGGCATTGTCGCGAAGCGCATCGAGGGCATCTACAAACCGGGCGAGCGCGCCATGATCAAGGTCAAGGAGCAACGCACGGCGGACGTTGTCGTCGGTGGGTTTCGTTGGGGCAACGACGGCAAGCGTGTCGGGTCGCTCTTGCTCGGCGTCTATCGCGGCAAGACCTTCGAGTTCATTGGGCACACCTCGGGATTCGACGACGCGCAGCGACGCGACCTGGTCGCGATGCTGCAGCCGTTGCGCGACGAGACCAGTTTTGCGGGCGGCCGGGCGCCGGGCGGACCGAGTCGCTGGTCGCAGGGCCGCGACCTTGCCTGGGAGCCGTTGCGCCCCGAACTCGTGTGCGAAGTCGCCTTCGACCGACTGGAGAACGGTCGCTTCCGTCACGGCGTCGGCTTCGTTCGCTGGCGGCCCGACAAGAATCCGACGTCCTGCACCCTGGCCCAGCTCAAGGCCGAGGCGTCGGTGGAGCTGAAAAAGCTATTCGCATAG
- a CDS encoding Os1348 family NHLP clan protein has translation MSEEALEEVLRKASSDAQFRSRLQTDLEGAVRGFDLSAAEKQQLRTGAGDQAVRAGAVPEQQAASRVSNSAQALNSAQALGSAQALNSAEALNSAEALNSAEALNSAEALNSAEALNSAEALNSAEALNSAEALNSAEALNSTEVLSRAAE, from the coding sequence ATGAGCGAAGAGGCCCTCGAGGAGGTATTGCGGAAAGCATCGAGCGATGCCCAGTTCCGGAGCCGCTTGCAGACCGACCTGGAAGGCGCCGTTCGCGGATTCGACCTGAGCGCAGCGGAGAAGCAGCAGTTGCGAACCGGAGCCGGCGACCAGGCCGTTCGAGCCGGTGCGGTACCGGAACAGCAGGCCGCGTCCCGGGTTAGCAACAGCGCGCAGGCCCTGAACAGCGCGCAGGCCCTGGGCAGCGCGCAGGCCCTGAACAGCGCGGAGGCCCTGAACAGCGCGGAAGCCCTGAACAGCGCGGAAGCCCTGAACAGTGCGGAAGCCCTGAACAGTGCCGAAGCCCTGAACAGTGCGGAAGCCCTGAACAGTGCCGAAGCCCTGAACAGTGCGGAAGCCCTGAACAGCGCGGAAGCCCTGAACAGTACCGAGGTACTGAGTAGAGCGGCGGAGTAG
- a CDS encoding sortase, protein MKRGPAVLLAAGVLVLLASIPAAELVRPAHPVAAPRAVLAIAPPAPSPTALATTQPSDAPQRNAAAAVAAAAPATAVIALISIPRIGIRNAPIYDRGTDAKGVMLIAPGYSVTRYAFSATFGSGNTFLYGHDDIQGNIFGHLYDLAPGDIIQVTVGGATQVYRVTGHQIVPPTAVGILAPTPDVRLTIMTCWPFNVDTKRWVVTAVPA, encoded by the coding sequence ATGAAGCGAGGACCCGCCGTCCTGCTCGCTGCCGGCGTCCTCGTTCTGCTCGCCAGCATCCCGGCGGCCGAGCTGGTCCGCCCGGCCCACCCCGTGGCGGCGCCGCGGGCCGTCCTGGCAATCGCACCGCCGGCGCCGTCACCAACCGCGCTGGCCACGACCCAACCGTCGGACGCCCCCCAGCGGAATGCCGCGGCAGCGGTCGCGGCGGCTGCTCCCGCGACGGCGGTAATCGCCCTCATCTCCATCCCTCGGATCGGCATCCGCAACGCGCCCATCTACGACCGGGGTACGGATGCCAAGGGGGTCATGCTGATCGCCCCGGGCTATTCGGTGACGCGCTACGCGTTTTCGGCGACGTTCGGGAGCGGCAATACGTTCCTCTACGGCCACGACGACATCCAGGGCAATATCTTTGGCCACCTTTATGACCTGGCGCCTGGCGATATCATCCAGGTCACTGTCGGTGGCGCCACGCAGGTCTACCGGGTTACCGGCCATCAGATCGTGCCGCCCACGGCAGTCGGCATCCTCGCCCCTACCCCCGACGTACGCTTGACGATCATGACCTGCTGGCCCTTCAACGTCGATACCAAGCGCTGGGTCGTGACTGCGGTTCCGGCCTAA
- the holA gene encoding DNA polymerase III subunit delta yields the protein MITLIHGSESYLVDRATRDLLLPLRTGLTLEFNYEDIQADALNADAFAEKAGTLPFIDVLRVLVLRDWGLLAGKRDKGAGTERAAAYLEGIPDTTHLVLVAHVLVTPGNPIYKVVAAMERDKRARIQRHEPPRRSDRAGWVRKLAEERGLTITPGAVRLLLERSQPDLRLLDQEIVKLALYASPSTRIDDAAVRALVSDSREEEIFALTDALASGRPGEVAGVLQSLLDAGREPTWLLYTLVSHWRRLLQARAVRDRGGSLADLQARMSDHPFVVEKAFRQAADYSAAELDRGFHDLLRIEEQIKLGELDARLAVEGFILEQVLSTAR from the coding sequence GTGATCACCCTGATCCACGGCAGCGAGAGCTACCTCGTCGACCGCGCGACGCGCGATCTCCTGCTGCCCTTGCGCACCGGGTTGACGCTGGAATTCAACTACGAAGACATCCAGGCGGACGCCCTCAATGCCGATGCCTTCGCCGAGAAGGCCGGCACGCTGCCATTCATCGATGTGCTGCGGGTCCTGGTCCTGCGCGACTGGGGCCTTCTGGCCGGCAAGCGCGACAAGGGTGCAGGGACGGAGCGCGCCGCCGCCTACCTGGAGGGGATCCCCGATACGACGCACCTGGTGCTGGTGGCGCACGTGCTCGTGACACCCGGCAACCCGATCTATAAGGTGGTGGCCGCGATGGAGCGGGACAAGCGCGCCCGGATCCAGCGCCATGAGCCGCCGCGGCGATCCGATCGCGCCGGCTGGGTCCGCAAGCTCGCCGAGGAGCGTGGCCTGACGATCACGCCGGGCGCGGTGCGGCTGCTGCTCGAGCGGTCGCAGCCGGACCTGCGGCTGCTCGACCAGGAGATCGTGAAGCTCGCGCTCTACGCCTCGCCGTCGACGCGCATCGACGATGCGGCCGTGCGCGCGCTGGTGAGCGACAGTCGCGAAGAAGAAATCTTCGCGCTCACGGACGCGCTGGCGAGCGGCCGTCCGGGCGAGGTCGCCGGTGTCTTGCAGTCGCTCCTGGATGCCGGACGCGAACCGACCTGGCTGCTCTACACCCTGGTGAGCCACTGGCGCCGGCTGCTGCAGGCGCGCGCCGTCCGCGACCGGGGCGGCAGCCTGGCGGATTTGCAAGCCAGGATGTCTGACCATCCGTTCGTCGTCGAGAAGGCCTTTCGCCAGGCCGCCGACTACTCGGCGGCGGAGCTCGACCGCGGGTTCCACGATCTCCTGCGCATCGAGGAGCAGATCAAGCTTGGCGAGCTCGATGCCCGGCTGGCGGTCGAGGGCTTCATCCTCGAGCAGGTACTCAGCACCGCTCGCTGA
- the moaA gene encoding GTP 3',8-cyclase MoaA, which translates to MPSPNPVLHLRDTFGRVADDLRISVTDRCNFRCVYCMPAAGLPWLARDEVLSFEEIVRVTRVLVDRCGVRTIRLTGGEPLVRKGIEDLTAMIAAIDPSLDIAMTTNGILLEEKATALKAAGLKRLNVSLDTLHSDRFKDLARRDALDRVLRGLTAAREAGFSPIKLNMVVMRGRNDDEILDFASLARREGYEVRFIEFMPLDADGIWSMESVVASRDIIEAIDREFPLEPVPDQKPAPATRFKFRDGSQGGIGVIPSVSDAFCKVCNRIRLTAEGHLRTCLFSIQEHDVKALLRGGASDQDIRDFVAAAVWQKEEGHKIGQADFVRPSKTMSQIGG; encoded by the coding sequence GTGCCCAGCCCGAATCCTGTTCTGCATCTCCGCGATACCTTCGGGCGGGTGGCTGATGACCTGCGCATCTCGGTCACCGACCGGTGCAACTTCCGCTGCGTCTATTGCATGCCAGCGGCCGGCCTGCCCTGGCTGGCGCGCGACGAGGTGCTCAGCTTCGAAGAGATCGTGCGCGTCACGCGCGTCCTGGTCGATCGGTGCGGCGTGCGCACCATCCGGCTGACGGGTGGCGAGCCGCTCGTGCGCAAGGGCATCGAGGACCTGACTGCCATGATCGCCGCGATCGATCCATCGCTCGATATCGCGATGACGACGAACGGCATCTTGCTCGAAGAGAAAGCCACGGCGCTCAAGGCCGCCGGGCTCAAGCGCCTCAATGTCAGCCTCGACACGCTGCACTCGGATCGGTTCAAAGACCTGGCCCGCCGCGACGCGCTCGACCGGGTCCTTCGCGGCCTGACGGCCGCGCGTGAGGCCGGGTTCAGCCCGATCAAGCTCAACATGGTCGTGATGCGCGGCCGCAACGACGACGAGATCCTGGACTTTGCCAGCCTCGCCCGTCGCGAGGGCTACGAAGTCCGATTCATCGAATTCATGCCGCTCGATGCCGACGGCATCTGGTCGATGGAGAGCGTCGTCGCGAGCCGCGACATCATCGAGGCGATCGACCGCGAGTTTCCGCTCGAGCCGGTGCCCGATCAGAAGCCGGCGCCTGCCACGCGATTCAAGTTCCGGGACGGCAGCCAGGGCGGGATCGGCGTCATCCCCTCGGTCAGCGATGCGTTTTGCAAAGTCTGCAATCGCATCCGGCTGACGGCCGAGGGCCACTTGCGGACCTGCCTGTTTTCGATCCAGGAGCATGACGTCAAGGCGCTGTTGCGAGGTGGCGCATCGGACCAGGACATTCGCGACTTCGTCGCGGCCGCGGTCTGGCAGAAAGAAGAAGGCCACAAGATCGGGCAGGCGGACTTCGTCAGGCCATCGAAGACGATGAGCCAGATCGGCGGCTAG